DNA from Luteolibacter yonseiensis:
CGCTCCGTATTGCTGGCAGCGGTGCTTGAGAAATGACGGGTATAGGCCGGTAAGGATCAGGAATTGGTTTCCCGCTGCCATTTGCAGATGGAACCGCATGCGGCCCTTGGCATGGGAGAGGATCGCGATGAAGTCCGATGCGTGAGTGTAACCCCGGGCGATGTTTTGCAGCGGATCATCCGGAGACGGGCTGATGCGTTTTGCCATTACGCCCGCCACATAGTCGGCCAGCTCCGCGTCACACAGATCCGCATCCAGAAACGCATGCCGCACCAGCACGTAGAAATAGAAACGCGGTGAGACCTGTATCGCCGCCGGGGAATCCAGCAGGCCGCGGAAGACCTCTTTCAGGTCCAGAATCTCCCGCAGGGCATCCGCATCATTCCACAGCTTCTCGAGATGCATGCGCTGCTCATCGGGGGCGAGGACTGATGTGAGGAAGTCCAAATCCGCTCCCGTGAATCGGTTGCGACTCGATGGCATGCGTTGCTTGAGCATGATTTTTCATATAACAAAATCCGTGCCAAGCTGTCCGGAATTTCCGAAGGCGGGGGACCGGAGCGGTTCGACCGCCATCCCGGGCGAACTGCCGGGGCACAGGCGCGGATTACGGAAATGTCACCAAAAAATAGTTAAGAAATCTGTAAGACTTCCCCTCCAACCACCACGGTGTAAGGGGAAACGGGTGGTCCGGAGTGGGGCGGTTTTGTCTTGCATCCTCATTACGAGGTCCTTATGAAGCGCCCGCCCCTAAGGGGACTAAACACGATGAACATGACCCGGAAACTAAAATCCGTGGCCCTGGCAATCGCCGGCGTCATCCTTATTCCAAGTTGCGCGTCAACGGGGAATGCGAACACCAACCATCAAACCGCCGACTCATTCCCTGTGCAGTCGGTTCAACACGGCAAGGCCTCCTGGTATTCCGTCCGGACGAATTCCGGCACGCGGACCGCCAGCGGGCAACGCCTCTCGAACGAAGCCGCCACCGCAGCCCACAAGACCCTGCCCATGGGGACGAAAGTGCGTGTGATCAACGAAGCAAACGGCAAATCCGAAGTGGTCACGATCACCGACCGCGGACCCTACAAGAAGGGTCGCATCATCGACGTCACCATCGGCATCGCGGAACGGCTCGGCTTCGCCGGCCGTGGCGTGGCCCCCGTGCGCGTGGAAGTGCTCGGAAAAATCAAACCAGAAGGCGAGTAATCCCACGCTCGTCACAAAGAACCCGCCTTCCGCTCCGGAGGGCGGGTTTTTTCATTACCGGTCTGGAAAGGTGGTTTCCCGTCAGTGGTTTCCTGTCACTTCACCAGCCGCTTCTCGATGTCGTCCACCACCCGCCGGGAGGTGACCATCATGGGATGCAGTGCCACGGGATATTCGATGTTCACCGCCCGGTCCCACACGGAGCTTCGTGACGGCAGGATGATCAGGTCCAGCCGGGTGCGGTAGGATACCACGGTCATTTTTCCGAGCTGGTTCTCGGTCTCGCCCAGATGCTTGAGAAAGGGACTGCCGGGACGCATGTCGCGGACACCCTGGCTCGGGTAGGTCCACGCGGCCAGCGTGCCGTGGTGGGGGGAGGAGATGGTGATCAGGTTCTCGCATCGGGCCGCGCCACCTTGGTTCTGCAGATACTCGCGGCTCACCAGCCCGCCCATGCTGAAGCTTATGATGCTGATGGGGGCGTCGGGTCCGAATCTCCTGTCGATGTCCTTCTTGAGATGACTGGCGAGCTTTTCAAGTCCGCCCCGTCCGTCCGGATGCCGCAGCGGAGGAGCATAAACCTCGATCCCGCGTTTTTCCAAACGCTGCTGGAGCGTGTTGAAGATGGATCCGCGTTCCGCGAAGCCATTCACGAGCACCACCCGTTGGCCGGTCTTCGCGACAGGGGCGGGAGCCGTCGGGCAGCACGCTGGCACAACGAGCGGCAGGAACGGGAGGAGGCGGCGGAATTTGGAGATCATGGGGAGGAATTCTAACCGGGTGGCCACTGGAGCTGGCGGCCGCCTAACAAATGGATGTGCAGATGCGGCACCGCCTCGCCGCCATGCGGACCGTTGTTGATGACCAGACGGTAGCCGCTTTCCGCGATGCCTTCGGCCCGTGCGACCTCCGCCGCGGTGAGCAAAAGGTGCCCCAGCAGCGCCTCGTCTCCTTTCCCGGCCAGTCCGATGCGGGGGACCGGCTTGCGGGGGATGATCAGGATGTGGTGTGGCGCCTGTGGCGAAATGTCCCGGAAAGCCACACAGCGGTCATCCTCGAACAGGATGGTCGCAGGAATCTCCTTGTCACAGATTTTTTCGAAAAGGGTTTTCTCAGCCATGCGCGTGGAGACTGGCATGAGCGCCGGAGGTTGCAAGTTTTCCGAATCCTCATTTGCCGCCGCCGGACGGGGCGCTGGCGGAGATCTTCCGCTCGCGACCGTCGTCGATGAAGCGGATCACGAGCTGCTGTTTTCCCGAGGACCAGAACCAGCCGCTGTCCAGGGTCGCCAGGGCCGCTTCGGAAGGGGCTTCAGGAACGGCTGCGTCGCCGAGCAGGACCGTTTCCGGCTTCCGGGTCCAGTGGTTCGCGTGAAGGACGGTGGCACGGGGCAGCCTGGGCTTGTAGGCGGCGGGATTTCCGGTCTTCACGGCAGCCTTGGTGAAGACGAGCGAGTTCTCCCGAGGCCAGTCGCTGGTGAAGCCGGTAAGGCTGTAGGCATCCTTGAGCATGTAGTCCCGGGTGATTCCATCGTCCTCATAGAGACTGTATTGGGTGGGCTTGGAGCCGGGGTAGAGTTCAAGGGTGAGGGGATCCAGCGGTTTTTCATCCGAATGGGAGATTTCCGGACCCGTGGGGATGATGGCGCCTTCCTTCACGAAGACGGGGATCTGGTCCAGAGTGGCCTTCACGGTGATCGTTTGTCCTCCCGCGTGGGTGACGGTGGGGTTGAAGAAGTCATACCATGTTCCTTCCGGCAGCCAGACGGATACCTCCGTGGCGGTGGTGGCGAGGGCGGGAGCGACGAGCAACCAGTCGCCGAAGTAGTATTGCCTGTCCTTGGTCCATGACTCCGGGTTTTCCGAGTGCTCCAGGGCCATCGCCCGCATCATCGGGATACCTTGCGAGGTGCCCTGCCACGCGGTGGTGTAGATGTAGGGGAACAGGCGGTAGCGGGTCTTCAGGGAGCGGCGGAGGTTTTCCTGCACCTGTTTTCCATACAGCCATGGTTCGCGGCCGTCGTGGCCGTGGGCGCGCATGATCCCGCTGAACGCGCCGAACTGGGTGACCCAGCGGATGTAGAGTTCGTCGGTGGGTTTCTGGAAGAAGCCTCCCAGGTCGTTCGAGCACCAGGGGTAGCCGGAAAGACCCAGGGCCAGGCTGCCGGTGATCTGCTCGCTCATTTCGCCGATGTTGTTCGGGATGTCCCCGGACCAGGTGGCGGAGAAATGATGGCCCGCGAAGCCGCCACGGGTGAAGAACATCGGGCGCTGCGCGGTGGTTTCCTTCAACCAGCGTTCGTGCACGACCTTCGCGGCACGGTTCGCCATGAGATTGTCTCCGGAGACGTCGAACTCATCCGGCCAGAACCAGTCGCCGCGGCCGGGCTTGATGACATCCGGCCAATGCGCCTGCCACCATTTCTCGGCGACGGCGGGATCGGTGAACTTCCCGTCGCCCGCTTCAGGAGTGCCCTTGTTGTTGTGTAGCCCGATGTGGAAACCCAGCCGCTTGGATTCCTCGAACATTTTGCCAAGATTCGGGAAGCGGGTGTTGTCCCACCGGTGCGCGCCGAATTTTCCACCGCGCCAGCCGAAGTCGAAGACATAGGAATCGGTGGGGTAGTCCTCCTTGCGGAGACGGTTGATCCACTCGGAGAATTCCGCCTGCGTGGCATTGTCGTTTCCATACTTGGACAGCATGAAACCGTAGCCCCACTTCGGGAACAGATTCATGCGCCCCGTGAGCTCGGAGTAAAGGCCGAGCACCTTTTTGAAATCTCCCGCCATGAACCAGTAGTCGAGGAAGTTGTCGGTCTGGAAGCTGCCGGTGTTGTCGAAGGTGGTCGCCTTTTCGACGGTGTTGAGAAACACGCCGTAACCCGCCGTGCTCATGAAGAACGGCACACAGGTGCGGCCGTGGGTGACGGTGTATTGGTCGTAGCCCGCGCTTTTGTTCAGCGGACGCGAGTGGCCGTGGTCGCCACTGCCGAATCCGAAGCGCGCGTTGTTCGTGCCGCCCTCGGTGCGGATCACGCCACGCCTGGTTTGCTGGGAATACATTCCCTGTTGGTCGGCATCCTTGACGATGAGTTTTTCGTCCGCCGCATCATACATCTGGAGGCGGAAGGGGCTTTTCCGCACCCGGATCGTCATGGCGTCGGTGTGGATGCCGATGTATTCTCCATGGTCCTTGATGGTATGGGAAACGGGCGACCAGTCGAATTTCTGAACCATAGAGTAATCCGGCAGGTTGTCCGCGCGGAAGACACCGTCCGGCGCATACTGGACGCGGGCCATCCGGTCGGTGTTGAGAGTGAGGCGGAGCTTCGCACCACCCGCCAGATCGAAGCCGATGAGGTTTCCTTCCGCCTTGTGGGAAGAGTAGTCCGGTATTCCGGTGCGACCCTGTGCCCCGGTGGAGAGGGAGATGACGCGTTCGGGCTGCGGTCCGGCCTCCACGGCGGCCAGCTTTCCGGATGGACCGGTGATCCATTTTTTCGAGAGGTATTCCTCGGTCCTGGTGCGGTCCGCGTTGGTGATGTCCTGGTTGTAGACGAGGATTTCCGCGATCTGGCCCTCGTAGGGATCGGTGGTATCATCCCCCCGGCCGTTGTTCCCGATGTCGAAGCGGTCGAATTTCGGCAAAGGGACGGAGGTGGTGGAGGAGGCGACTTCCGTGCCATCCACATAAAGCCGCGCCAGATCCGCGCTGAAGAAGCGGGCGGTGAGGACGTGGAGCTGGTTGTTGTTGAATGCGGCGGTGGAGGTGGACTCGACCCACTTGGTGTTCCGCCGGAAAAGGCCGAGGCGTCCGGGCCCTCCCTTTCCCTCGGAGACGAACCGGATGCCGAACATTTTCTCTTCGCTTGTCGAATCGACGAGCGAGAAGATGACCGAGTTTTTCGCGGTGTTCGACCTTACGACGGCGAACACGGTCAAGGGATACCTCGTGACGGGGGTGGCGGTTTTGCTCAAATGGTCGGGGCCATTGAAATCCGCCGGTTGGAAAGCGACGACCGGCAGACCGCCGAAACCGGGACCGGGCTGGATGTAAGTGGGCGTGCCCTTGAGCTTGTCCGCGTGGGATCCGCCGCCTGATAGATCCTTCCACGCCGCGACCGTCTGTCCGTCGAGCAGGCTGCTGTTTCCCTTGGTGTCGATGTCCGCGCCGTCGAACCGGAGTTTCAGCCCGTTGGTGACCGGTGGGGCGGCGAATGCCGAACTGGCGAGGGCGAGGACGAATGGAAGGAATTTCATGGAGGAAAAGGAACGACGGAAAGTGGAGACGGAAAACAACCGCCGGGCGATAGACATCACCCGGCGGTCAGCGTTATCAAAGGTCTGTGAGAAATCGTGGGAAAGAGCGGAGGTCTTTCATCCGCGCTTGCGCTGGACCAGGACCAGCAGGCCCAGGCCCGCAAGGGCGAAGGCGGCGGGTTCGGGAACGGCCTGACCGGGATTGTTGAACAGATAGCTGATTTCCGGTGCCGAGAGCGCGGTGTTGTAAACCTGCACGTCATCGACAAGGCCGCCGTAGGCGTCCGCCTTGCTTCCCTGGCGTCCGAGACGTCCGATTTCGAAGTTGTTGAAGATGGGGAATGCGACGACACCGGCGTTGAAGTCCTGGGTGGCGGCGGAGACTCCGTCCACATAGAGGGTGAGGATGCCCGTTGTCAGGTTGACCGTCATGGCGAGGTGGTGCCAGAGGCCGTCGTCAATCCTTGTGGTTCCCCCCAGGATGCCCGTCTGCTGGGCGGATTTGGCCGGTGTTACCGCGGAGTTCGCACCGGAGGGACGGTTCCGCGCGGTGGCGGGACCATCGTTGGCGGTTTCTCCGGACATCCCGAGGTCCATGTAGCTGTTCGCGACCGTATCACTTCCGGAGAAGATGATCGTGTTGCGGTTCGCATCGGAATCGGTGGAATTCATCCAGACCGAATAGGTGACCTGATTGCTGATGCTCGAGAAAAAGGC
Protein-coding regions in this window:
- a CDS encoding TIM-barrel domain-containing protein, which encodes MKFLPFVLALASSAFAAPPVTNGLKLRFDGADIDTKGNSSLLDGQTVAAWKDLSGGGSHADKLKGTPTYIQPGPGFGGLPVVAFQPADFNGPDHLSKTATPVTRYPLTVFAVVRSNTAKNSVIFSLVDSTSEEKMFGIRFVSEGKGGPGRLGLFRRNTKWVESTSTAAFNNNQLHVLTARFFSADLARLYVDGTEVASSTTSVPLPKFDRFDIGNNGRGDDTTDPYEGQIAEILVYNQDITNADRTRTEEYLSKKWITGPSGKLAAVEAGPQPERVISLSTGAQGRTGIPDYSSHKAEGNLIGFDLAGGAKLRLTLNTDRMARVQYAPDGVFRADNLPDYSMVQKFDWSPVSHTIKDHGEYIGIHTDAMTIRVRKSPFRLQMYDAADEKLIVKDADQQGMYSQQTRRGVIRTEGGTNNARFGFGSGDHGHSRPLNKSAGYDQYTVTHGRTCVPFFMSTAGYGVFLNTVEKATTFDNTGSFQTDNFLDYWFMAGDFKKVLGLYSELTGRMNLFPKWGYGFMLSKYGNDNATQAEFSEWINRLRKEDYPTDSYVFDFGWRGGKFGAHRWDNTRFPNLGKMFEESKRLGFHIGLHNNKGTPEAGDGKFTDPAVAEKWWQAHWPDVIKPGRGDWFWPDEFDVSGDNLMANRAAKVVHERWLKETTAQRPMFFTRGGFAGHHFSATWSGDIPNNIGEMSEQITGSLALGLSGYPWCSNDLGGFFQKPTDELYIRWVTQFGAFSGIMRAHGHDGREPWLYGKQVQENLRRSLKTRYRLFPYIYTTAWQGTSQGIPMMRAMALEHSENPESWTKDRQYYFGDWLLVAPALATTATEVSVWLPEGTWYDFFNPTVTHAGGQTITVKATLDQIPVFVKEGAIIPTGPEISHSDEKPLDPLTLELYPGSKPTQYSLYEDDGITRDYMLKDAYSLTGFTSDWPRENSLVFTKAAVKTGNPAAYKPRLPRATVLHANHWTRKPETVLLGDAAVPEAPSEAALATLDSGWFWSSGKQQLVIRFIDDGRERKISASAPSGGGK
- a CDS encoding LamG domain-containing protein, with the protein product MKSPIPPLIAGFFCLAMTSHAALIAHYKFDETSGTSAVDELGVTNGVIGSGVTINQTGKSGGAYLFPDNIADSGIVDMGNAAFFSSISNQVTYSVWMNSTDSDANRNTIIFSGSDTVANSYMDLGMSGETANDGPATARNRPSGANSAVTPAKSAQQTGILGGTTRIDDGLWHHLAMTVNLTTGILTLYVDGVSAATQDFNAGVVAFPIFNNFEIGRLGRQGSKADAYGGLVDDVQVYNTALSAPEISYLFNNPGQAVPEPAAFALAGLGLLVLVQRKRG
- a CDS encoding lipase family alpha/beta hydrolase, with protein sequence MISKFRRLLPFLPLVVPACCPTAPAPVAKTGQRVVLVNGFAERGSIFNTLQQRLEKRGIEVYAPPLRHPDGRGGLEKLASHLKKDIDRRFGPDAPISIISFSMGGLVSREYLQNQGGAARCENLITISSPHHGTLAAWTYPSQGVRDMRPGSPFLKHLGETENQLGKMTVVSYRTRLDLIILPSRSSVWDRAVNIEYPVALHPMMVTSRRVVDDIEKRLVK
- a CDS encoding histidine triad nucleotide-binding protein, which gives rise to MPVSTRMAEKTLFEKICDKEIPATILFEDDRCVAFRDISPQAPHHILIIPRKPVPRIGLAGKGDEALLGHLLLTAAEVARAEGIAESGYRLVINNGPHGGEAVPHLHIHLLGGRQLQWPPG
- a CDS encoding septal ring lytic transglycosylase RlpA family protein, translated to MTRKLKSVALAIAGVILIPSCASTGNANTNHQTADSFPVQSVQHGKASWYSVRTNSGTRTASGQRLSNEAATAAHKTLPMGTKVRVINEANGKSEVVTITDRGPYKKGRIIDVTIGIAERLGFAGRGVAPVRVEVLGKIKPEGE